In a genomic window of Saccharothrix sp. HUAS TT1:
- a CDS encoding LLM class F420-dependent oxidoreductase, which translates to MGRWGITLPLTGVPVLDHRSLVAELADLGYTDVWSAETSGADAFTPLALAAQWSDRLRLGTAIAPVYTRGPATLAMTAATLAEVSGGRFVLGIGSSSPAIVQRWNGVPFTEPFKRTRDTLRFLKAALAGDKVTEEYETFSVRGFRLERAPEHPVPIMLAALRPGMLRLAGREADGAITNWLGADDVPKVRAEMAGGELAARIFVCPTEDADAARALGRVLISTYLTVPAYAAFHDWLGRGDALRPMHDAWAAGDRRGAGALIPDEVVDALIVHGSADACRAHVAEYAANGVDTPVIALLPTGADQSDLVRALAPGA; encoded by the coding sequence GTGGGTCGTTGGGGTATCACGTTGCCGCTGACCGGCGTGCCGGTGCTCGACCACCGCTCCCTGGTGGCCGAGCTGGCCGACCTCGGCTACACCGACGTGTGGTCGGCCGAGACCTCGGGCGCCGACGCCTTCACGCCGCTGGCCCTGGCCGCGCAGTGGTCCGACCGCCTGCGCCTCGGCACGGCCATCGCGCCCGTCTACACCCGCGGCCCGGCCACGCTGGCCATGACGGCCGCCACCCTGGCCGAGGTGTCCGGCGGGCGGTTCGTGCTGGGCATCGGGTCGTCGTCGCCCGCGATCGTGCAGCGGTGGAACGGGGTGCCGTTCACCGAGCCGTTCAAGCGCACGCGGGACACGCTGCGGTTCCTCAAGGCGGCGCTCGCGGGCGACAAGGTGACCGAGGAGTACGAGACGTTCTCGGTGCGCGGCTTCCGGCTGGAGCGCGCGCCCGAGCACCCGGTGCCGATCATGCTCGCCGCCCTGCGCCCCGGCATGCTCCGGCTCGCCGGGCGCGAGGCGGACGGCGCGATCACCAACTGGCTCGGCGCCGACGACGTGCCCAAGGTCCGCGCCGAGATGGCGGGCGGCGAGCTGGCCGCCCGGATCTTCGTCTGCCCGACCGAGGACGCCGACGCGGCCCGCGCGCTGGGCCGGGTGCTGATCAGCACCTACCTGACCGTCCCGGCCTACGCCGCCTTCCACGACTGGCTGGGGCGCGGTGACGCCCTGCGCCCGATGCACGACGCCTGGGCCGCCGGCGACCGGCGCGGCGCGGGCGCGCTGATCCCGGACGAGGTGGTGGACGCGCTGATCGTGCACGGCAGCGCGGACGCGTGCCGCGCGCACGTCGCCGAGTACGCCGCCAACGGCGTGGACACCCCGGTCATCGCCCTGCTGCCCACCGGCGCCGACCAGTCGGACCTGGTCCGCGCGCTGGCGCCGGGGGCCTGA
- a CDS encoding TetR/AcrR family transcriptional regulator, whose translation MARRAGATPERIVGAAVRLFAAKGFDATTVQEVVDAASVTKGALYHYFGSKDDLLYEIYRSLIGRQMADLDEIVAAGLDAATTVRRILVSLVATTAGSVDETAVFVREMHRLGAERMAAFRSERRRYHETFRSVVEQAQRTGEFGDAVPADTAVLIALGVVNQLPTWYRPGGPKSPAQLGGEIADFVLAGLRP comes from the coding sequence GTGGCGCGGCGGGCCGGGGCGACGCCCGAGCGGATCGTGGGCGCGGCCGTGCGGTTGTTCGCCGCGAAGGGCTTCGACGCGACGACGGTGCAGGAGGTGGTGGACGCCGCCTCGGTCACCAAGGGCGCGCTCTACCACTACTTCGGGTCGAAGGACGACCTGCTCTACGAGATCTACCGCTCCCTGATCGGGCGGCAGATGGCCGACCTGGACGAGATCGTGGCGGCGGGCCTGGACGCGGCCACCACCGTCCGCCGCATCCTGGTCAGCCTGGTCGCGACGACGGCCGGGAGCGTGGACGAGACGGCCGTGTTCGTGCGCGAGATGCACCGGCTCGGCGCGGAGCGGATGGCGGCGTTCCGGTCCGAGCGGCGGCGCTACCACGAGACGTTCCGGTCGGTGGTCGAGCAGGCGCAGCGGACCGGCGAGTTCGGCGACGCCGTGCCCGCCGACACGGCGGTGCTGATCGCGCTCGGCGTGGTCAACCAGCTGCCCACCTGGTACCGGCCGGGCGGTCCGAAGTCGCCGGCGCAGCTCGGCGGCGAGATCGCCGACTTCGTCCTGGCCGGGCTCCGGCCCTAG
- a CDS encoding peroxiredoxin: MRQGDRAPDFTLPDQDGTPRALSALLAGGPVVLFFYPAAMTSGCTAESCHFRDLAAEFTEVGAQRVGVSRDSVDRQREFATAHGFDYPLLSDDDGAVAEAFGVKRRFGPLPVKRHTFVIDTDRTVIDVIRSEFAMNAHADKALAVLRARTA; encoded by the coding sequence GTGCGGCAAGGCGACCGGGCGCCCGACTTCACCCTGCCCGACCAGGACGGCACGCCGCGGGCGTTGTCGGCGCTGCTCGCCGGCGGGCCGGTGGTGCTGTTCTTCTACCCCGCCGCGATGACCTCCGGCTGCACCGCCGAGAGCTGCCACTTCCGGGACCTCGCGGCGGAGTTCACCGAGGTCGGGGCGCAGCGGGTCGGGGTGAGCCGGGACTCGGTGGACCGGCAGCGCGAGTTCGCGACCGCGCACGGCTTCGACTACCCGCTGCTGTCCGACGACGACGGCGCGGTGGCCGAGGCGTTCGGCGTGAAGCGGCGCTTCGGGCCGCTGCCGGTCAAGCGGCACACGTTCGTCATCGACACCGACCGGACCGTGATCGACGTCATCAGGTCCGAGTTCGCCATGAACGCGCACGCGGACAAGGCGCTGGCCGTCCTGCGCGCCCGGACGGCCTGA